A stretch of the Kushneria konosiri genome encodes the following:
- a CDS encoding DHA2 family efflux MFS transporter permease subunit: MSEATVVSGEQEAIAPLRGIKLVLLTLAMGLATFMEVLDISIVNVSVHTIAGDMGVSTSEGTWAISAYALSSAIAQPLTGWLARRFGEVRLFCTSISLFVLFSALCGFANSMIMLVVFRLLQGAVSGPLVPLTQTLLLKNYPAEKRSMAIGLWAMTVVVAPICGPILGGWLTDNYSWPWIFYINIPVGILSLVLSLWLLRGRESKTTRVPVDVIGLGLLIVGVGALQFMLDNGNDHDWFASPMILTLGIVALVGITFLVAWVLMHRRPVVNLRLFGQRNFAIGTLCLSLGMFAFFGNTVITPNWVQQVMGYNATWAGLAVAPIGILALFASPLVGRFQSHFDLRFLVTFGFAIFAFCSFWAAGFNDQIAYEELAMPRFMMGAGVAFFFVPINQIIFAGLRDDQIADASGLSNFCRTLATSISTAVSVTLYDHRSIYHHARLTESVVPGSPATEHYLDQLGTLGLQDQRAYAMINEVVNAQAATMAFNDVIWLFAIIFVVAIGLIWLARPPFPAGGPMH; this comes from the coding sequence ATGAGCGAGGCGACTGTCGTCTCCGGCGAACAGGAGGCCATCGCGCCCCTGCGCGGTATCAAGCTGGTCCTGCTGACCCTGGCGATGGGGCTTGCCACCTTCATGGAGGTGCTCGACATCTCCATCGTCAACGTGTCGGTGCATACCATTGCCGGCGATATGGGGGTCAGTACCAGTGAAGGCACCTGGGCGATCAGTGCCTATGCCCTTTCCAGTGCCATCGCCCAGCCCCTGACCGGCTGGCTGGCACGCCGCTTTGGCGAAGTGCGACTGTTTTGCACCTCCATTTCACTGTTCGTGCTGTTCTCGGCCCTATGTGGTTTTGCCAACAGCATGATCATGCTGGTGGTCTTTCGCCTCTTGCAGGGCGCGGTATCCGGCCCGCTGGTGCCGCTGACCCAGACGCTGCTGTTGAAGAACTATCCGGCCGAGAAGCGCAGCATGGCCATCGGGCTCTGGGCCATGACGGTGGTGGTGGCCCCCATCTGCGGCCCGATTCTGGGTGGCTGGCTGACCGATAACTACTCGTGGCCGTGGATTTTCTACATCAATATCCCGGTCGGCATCCTGTCGCTGGTACTGAGTCTTTGGCTGCTGCGCGGACGCGAATCGAAAACCACGCGCGTGCCGGTGGATGTCATCGGACTGGGACTGTTGATCGTCGGTGTGGGCGCGCTGCAGTTCATGCTCGATAACGGCAACGATCATGACTGGTTTGCCTCCCCCATGATCCTGACGCTGGGCATCGTGGCGCTGGTCGGCATCACCTTTCTGGTAGCCTGGGTACTGATGCATCGCCGTCCGGTGGTCAATCTGCGCCTGTTCGGTCAGCGCAATTTCGCCATCGGCACGCTGTGTCTGTCACTGGGCATGTTTGCCTTTTTCGGCAATACGGTGATTACCCCCAACTGGGTGCAGCAGGTAATGGGCTACAACGCGACCTGGGCGGGACTCGCCGTCGCGCCCATCGGTATTCTGGCACTGTTTGCCTCACCGCTGGTCGGACGCTTTCAGAGCCATTTTGACCTGCGTTTTCTGGTCACCTTCGGCTTTGCCATCTTCGCCTTCTGCTCGTTCTGGGCGGCAGGCTTCAACGACCAGATTGCCTATGAAGAGCTGGCCATGCCCCGCTTCATGATGGGCGCAGGCGTGGCGTTCTTTTTCGTGCCCATCAACCAGATCATCTTTGCCGGACTCAGGGATGATCAGATCGCGGATGCGTCCGGGCTTTCCAACTTCTGCAGAACGCTGGCCACCAGTATCTCCACGGCGGTGTCGGTCACCCTCTATGATCATCGCAGCATCTATCACCATGCGCGCCTGACAGAATCGGTGGTGCCCGGCAGTCCCGCCACCGAGCACTATCTGGATCAACTGGGCACGCTGGGGCTACAGGATCAGCGCGCTTATGCCATGATCAACGAGGTCGTCAATGCCCAGGCGGCGACCATGGCCTTCAATGACGTCATCTGGCTGTTTGCCATCATCTTTGTCGTGGCCATCGGCCTGATCTGGCTGGCCCGCCCGCCCTTTCCTGCCGGCGGTCCAATGCACTGA
- a CDS encoding HlyD family efflux transporter periplasmic adaptor subunit, whose amino-acid sequence MSHNNDAATDQDALHQSDGHDKAPVSRKKRNIILLVIALVFILAGIGWYLLETLVLSTRVITDDAYVQGDQVSISSQINATVTAINVEDTEPVERGQVLVTLDDSDTRNALDQAAAQLAQAVRQYRQQLAQAVQFDAAVVTARAQFERARDEYQRRKPLLAQRAASKEEVDSARRQYDAARAQLEQAQAQARAAHALIDGTDLWHDPGVMQARAAYRNAWIAQQRTQVIAPVAGRVASRQVQLGQSVQAGQPLLTVVPLQDLWVEANFKETQLGRVRIGQAATVTTDFYGDDVVYHGHVAGLSAGTGSAFSLLPAQNATGNWIKVVQRVPVRIALEGDTLDTHPLRVGLSTYTRIELDSDADGPRLKEAPEVRVSRHTTVFDARQRQADDAAMSIIRDNAGNLLKDADDGAAP is encoded by the coding sequence ATGAGCCATAACAACGACGCCGCCACCGATCAGGACGCCTTACATCAGTCCGATGGTCACGACAAGGCGCCGGTCTCACGTAAAAAGCGCAACATCATCCTGCTGGTCATCGCACTGGTGTTCATCCTGGCCGGCATCGGCTGGTATCTGCTGGAGACCCTGGTACTCAGCACCCGGGTCATTACCGATGATGCCTATGTCCAGGGCGATCAGGTCAGCATCTCCTCGCAAATCAACGCCACGGTGACGGCCATCAACGTCGAGGATACCGAGCCGGTCGAGCGTGGCCAGGTACTGGTCACCCTGGATGACAGTGATACCCGTAACGCCCTGGACCAGGCCGCCGCGCAGCTGGCGCAGGCCGTGCGCCAGTATCGTCAACAGCTGGCGCAGGCCGTGCAGTTTGATGCCGCCGTGGTGACCGCTCGGGCACAATTTGAACGCGCCCGCGACGAGTATCAGCGCCGCAAGCCACTGCTGGCCCAGCGCGCCGCCTCAAAAGAGGAAGTGGACAGCGCCCGGCGCCAGTATGACGCCGCCCGGGCACAGCTCGAGCAGGCACAGGCACAGGCACGCGCGGCCCATGCCCTGATTGATGGCACCGATCTCTGGCACGACCCCGGCGTCATGCAGGCGCGCGCCGCCTATCGCAACGCCTGGATTGCCCAGCAGAGAACACAGGTGATCGCACCGGTCGCCGGTCGTGTTGCCAGCCGACAGGTACAGCTGGGTCAGAGCGTGCAGGCCGGCCAGCCCCTTTTGACGGTTGTCCCCCTTCAGGACCTGTGGGTAGAAGCCAACTTCAAGGAAACGCAGCTGGGACGAGTACGCATCGGGCAAGCCGCGACCGTGACCACCGATTTCTACGGTGATGATGTGGTCTATCACGGCCACGTAGCCGGACTGTCCGCCGGTACCGGATCAGCGTTTTCCCTGCTGCCGGCCCAGAACGCCACCGGCAACTGGATCAAGGTGGTCCAGCGTGTGCCGGTACGTATTGCCCTTGAGGGGGACACGCTTGACACTCACCCGCTGCGAGTGGGGCTCTCCACCTATACGCGGATCGAACTGGACAGTGACGCCGACGGCCCTCGTCTGAAAGAGGCTCCCGAAGTCCGAGTCTCCCGCCACACCACGGTATTTGATGCGCGACAACGTCAGGCCGATGACGCTGCCATGTCTATCATCCGCGACAACGCCGGCAACCTGCTCAAGGATGCCGACGACGGCGCTGCCCCATGA
- a CDS encoding efflux transporter outer membrane subunit, translated as MPQFPAVLSHRTFARFFAPMVMCVLLSACGAPTMKPVELALREHAPLAGLTHDQDIPGRWPDARWWQGFNDPQLNALIERAMASAPSLDSARARFEIASRQLKGRQADTRAQLEGSARANQSYSHTDLEYPALGLPGFGAGSTGNSQRSNVGLATLSFDWGLDWWGKKRAAIEAALDQRHAARLEQAAAANALQAGITRAYMDWQLRQAQLSQLDMLLDAARESVRITTLRVDRDIENPARLDQGREQVANLEQQRARIDGAAHQDLVQLAALMGVSLDQLDDLTPKPLPPLDTTLPDEAGLELIARRPDIMASRWQVEARMRGIDQARADYYPNVSLSALAGFLRLHPLGTGRNEDVSLASFGPAVTLPIFEGGRLDARYNASRAQLESAIADYNQRVVDAAQDVARQSVAMTRLENQLEAQSQALKSYQHRLELARERDARGVEDPRALIEAQQGLIRERMNRLALDGELLDTRIQLIHALGGGYHGRVPERDTRYLTTDTVTDEP; from the coding sequence ATGCCCCAGTTTCCTGCGGTCCTTTCGCACCGTACCTTCGCGCGTTTTTTCGCCCCCATGGTGATGTGTGTGCTGCTGAGCGCCTGTGGGGCGCCGACCATGAAGCCGGTCGAACTGGCCCTTCGCGAGCATGCCCCGCTGGCCGGGCTGACTCACGATCAGGACATCCCCGGACGCTGGCCGGATGCCAGGTGGTGGCAGGGTTTCAACGACCCACAGCTCAATGCGCTGATCGAGCGCGCCATGGCCAGCGCGCCGTCACTGGACAGCGCGCGCGCACGCTTCGAGATCGCCTCACGTCAGCTGAAGGGCCGTCAGGCCGATACCCGCGCACAGCTCGAAGGCAGCGCCCGGGCCAATCAGAGTTACAGCCATACCGATCTTGAATATCCGGCCCTCGGGCTACCGGGCTTTGGCGCCGGCAGTACCGGCAACAGCCAGCGCAGCAATGTGGGTCTGGCCACCCTGTCATTTGACTGGGGCCTTGACTGGTGGGGCAAGAAACGGGCCGCCATCGAGGCCGCGCTTGATCAGCGTCACGCTGCGCGGCTGGAACAGGCGGCCGCCGCCAACGCTCTGCAGGCCGGCATTACCCGCGCCTACATGGACTGGCAGCTGCGACAGGCCCAGCTGTCGCAGCTGGACATGCTTCTGGACGCCGCTCGCGAGAGCGTGCGCATTACCACCCTGCGCGTCGATCGAGACATTGAAAATCCCGCACGACTGGATCAGGGCCGTGAGCAGGTCGCCAACCTTGAACAGCAGCGCGCTCGGATCGACGGGGCAGCCCATCAGGACCTGGTACAGCTGGCCGCCCTGATGGGCGTGTCCCTGGATCAGCTTGATGACCTGACACCGAAACCGCTGCCACCGCTGGACACAACGCTGCCAGATGAAGCCGGGCTGGAACTGATTGCCCGGCGGCCGGACATCATGGCCAGTCGCTGGCAGGTCGAGGCCCGCATGCGCGGCATCGATCAGGCGCGCGCCGATTACTACCCCAACGTCAGCCTGTCGGCACTGGCCGGATTTTTACGCCTTCACCCGTTGGGCACCGGGCGCAACGAGGATGTATCGCTGGCCTCATTCGGCCCGGCCGTCACGCTGCCCATCTTTGAAGGCGGCAGGCTTGATGCCCGCTATAACGCCAGCCGCGCCCAGCTGGAAAGCGCCATTGCCGACTACAACCAGCGTGTCGTGGATGCCGCCCAGGACGTGGCCCGCCAGAGCGTGGCGATGACACGCCTTGAGAATCAGCTCGAGGCGCAGTCACAGGCACTCAAGAGCTATCAGCATCGACTTGAACTGGCTCGGGAGCGCGACGCCCGCGGTGTCGAGGACCCACGCGCGCTGATCGAGGCGCAGCAGGGGTTGATCCGCGAACGGATGAATCGCCTGGCACTGGACGGCGAACTGCTGGACACCCGAATACAGCTGATTCATGCCCTGGGCGGGGGCTACCATGGACGCGTTCCCGAACGCGATACGCGCTATCTGACCACGGACACTGTCACTGATGAGCCATAA